Within the Staphylococcus argenteus genome, the region TTATTAAACAAAAGTAGAATTCGTATTGAAAAAGAACTAAAAAACAATATTACTAACAAACAACTTTTCAAATTGATGGAAGTCGAAAAAAGTTTAGTATACTTTTTAGCCGCATTAAAAGGTAATGATACAATTATTAAAAAATTATTCCGATTACCTGCAATTAAACGTTTTGAAGAAGATGAAGAATTACTAGAAGATTTAATCATTGAAAATAACCAAGCCATCGAAACAACCGAATTACACCAGCGTATCCTAGAGAGTATCACAACATCATATGCTTCTTTATTATCTAATGATATGAATACGATAATGAAAACATTAACGTTATTCACAGTATTATTAACGTTACCAACACTCGTATTTAGCTTTTTCGGTATGAACGTACCGTTACCAATTGACGATCATAGTTATATTTCTTGGATTATCGTGGTAGGTATTTCATTAATTCTTGTCGTAATTGTTAGTATTTTCTTATGGCGTAAGCAAAAGTTATAGCTAAAAATAAAAGGTATGACAGTCCGAAGTATAATGTCGATTGCACTAATTCTAAGTACAATCGCTTATATTTCCATAACTGTCATACCTTTTTGTTATTCTACAATTTCTTTATTTGATTTTCTTTTCGAAAGTACAAACGTTACTACAATAGCAACTATGAATGATATCGCCATTCCTATAAAATAGTGTAACCATCCTGCATGTACAGGATTAATTGAAATAAATCCTGGCAATCCCGCAGTACCTAATGCGATTGCTTTTACTTTGAAGAAAGCTATATATGCAGAACCAATTCCTGATCCGACTATAGCACCAATAAATGGATATCTTAGTTTTAAGTTAACACCAAACATTGCAGGTTCAGTAATACCAAGTAATGCTGAAATTCCTGAAGCTGATGCTACACCTTTTAATTTTTTGTTTTGTTTTATAATAAAGAATGCTGCAATAGCTGCCCCACCTTGCGCAACGTTAGACATTGTGGCAATCGGGAATATAAATGACCCGCCTGTTTTAGCCACATCCGCAATGAGTGTTGTTTCAACAGCAATAAAGCTATGATGCATACCTGTAATCACAATTGGCGCATATAATAATCCGAAAATTAATCCACCAATTGCCCCACCGAATTCGTAAAGCCAAGTTAAGCCATCTGATAACCAATAACCTAATTGTCTAGTAATAGGGCCCACAAATGAAAATGTTAGAAATGCTGTTACAAAAATAGATAACAATGGTGTTAATAAATTATCTAATACAGTTGGAATTACTTTACGTAATCCTTTTTCAATTGAAGCCAATATGTAAGCTGCTACAAGCATAGGTAACACTTGCCCTTGATAACCTACTTGATTGATGTGGAAACCAAAAACGTCCCAATACGGGATTGCTTTACCTGCTTCAATTGCTTTTGGAAAATCATACGCACTCATTAGCGCTGGATGAACTAGTATCATACCTAATGCAGCACCTAAAAATGGATTTCCACCAAAGCGTTTGGCTGCGCTAAATCCAATTAAAATAGGTAACAATGTAAATGGTGCGTTGGCAAAAATATTAATCATTTCTGCTAACCCTGCAAATTGACTGTATACATCAATTAATGATTTCCCTGCAAAGAATAAATCTTTTGCAGTTAAAATATTATTTAGTCCCATTAATAAACCACCAGCAACTATGGCAGGAATTATCGGAACGAATATGTCTGATAACATTTTTACAAATCGTTGTAACGGATTCATATTTTTAGCTGATTGGGCTTTTACTTCAGAAGTTGTTGACGCTTCTTTACCCGTTAATTTTTCAAGTTCACTAAATACTTTATTGACTGTACCAGATCCAATTATAATCTGATATTGTCCCCCAGTAGAAAAAGTCCCCTTAACTACATCCATATTGTTTAGCGCTTCTTCATTTACTAAACTTTCATCATTTAGCACTAAGCGTAATCTTGTCGCACAGTGTGCCATTGCGTCTAAATTTTCTTCTCCGCCTATCGCATTTAAAATATCTTCTGCGGATTGTTTATAGTTCATATATTTAGCCTCCTAATTAGAACCGGTTCCATTACTCTATTTAATTGTAACCGGTTCCAAAAATTTTTGCAATACTGTATTTGTAATTTTTCACATTCACTTATATCATTTATGTTAACGCATTCATTAATCTTGCTATTACATGTATATGTATATTACATTTGTAATTGGAGGTCGTTTTATGAAAGATCGGGGTTATGTAGAACAGCTTTGGCGCGAAGAAAAATATCACGTATTACTACACAGTCAACAAAGTTATCAATCAATTAGAAATACTTTAAAAAAAGATATTTCACTTCATCAATTACAACAAATGATTGATGAAGCATTATTAATTGAGCCCACTATCGGAAGTGTATGTAATGCATTTGATCATATGTGGGGTTATTTTAAAAAATGTGCAAATGAAGATGAAAAACAGCAATCTAAATTGCTCAAATCGGCTTTTATTAGTGGAAAGATAGAAAGAGATGTAATGTTAGACTTTTTAGCAGATTTAGCTGCTAAATACAACGTACATTATTTAATTGAGAGTCGTGTTTTAAAGACAAAAAGAAAGAGATAGACATTTGAAACTTTAGTTGTAACGGACAAATAGTAGTCATTGGAGTTCAGCAATTCATACTTTGTACTAAAGTTTACTTTAATCTATCTCTCAGGGTTTTAAATGTACATATCTATATTAAAGTGCGTTTCATGATGTTAGGAAGATATCATACACCTTTAATTAGTTACTGCATAAATCAATTTATATTCTTAATTATTACATTGTTTATATTTTAAATTCGGGGGAGTAATTTTAAGTAATATTTTGTTGCTGCTAATTCTATTGTTAATAAATTGATATTTTGATGTAGAAATTGAGTGTGAAAGTTAATAATAGATGATTTAGCTAGTAACATAATTAATTCATATATAGTCAAAAAGTTCTGTTAGTTACTGTTCTTGATGAATATTCTTTGATGTTAGGTGTTAGCTATTCTAGATGAGTTTCTTAGATGTGGATGCCTGTCTTGATGAAGTTATCTCTGATGTTAATAAAATACTTGATGTTGATTCTTAGATGTTAGTGCGATGTCTAGATGCTGATTCTATGTTGTGCACTTCTTGGTGACGTTTCTAGTTGATTATCATTAATCGCATCTCTTGATGGTAAATCTAAGGTGTTTATGCATTTCTAGATGTTAATTCTTCGCTGCTTAAGAATTATCTTGATGGTAAATCTAGTTGTGTCATGCATTTTCTCATGATGAATCTAAGGTGTTAATTCATTGTTGCGTGCTGATTCTTGTTGTTTCATTATCTCGATGGTGAATTCTCGTTGTCTAATGCACTTTTCTAATGATTATTCTAATTGTTACGGCAATAACAAGATGGATGTTCTTAGATGTTCACTTTTCTAGATGTTTATACTTATCTTGATGTTTTTCTAAACAGAACTTTTTAAACGCTTTTATTTTGTAGATTGTTTAAAATTTCTTAGTTGATGGTTATTGTTGTTTGGATTGAATAATTTTGTAGCGAATACTTTGTAACAGGGCTACTAAGAATTTTTATAAACAAGAAGTGAGTTCAATCGTACTAAATTCTAGCGTTCGATGACTTAAGTGTATGTCAAAACTTAAATAATGGCGATAAAATTTAAGTAATGGGTACATTTAATGTTTTTTGATTCAAACTTCCATTTTGGTCAACATGCTTTTTTTATAACATAGTTGAATATCAAAAAAATATTAGCATATTAGTTCAAAATGGCCATGTATTGTTTTATGAAATACATAGGTTTGAAATCTATATTAATTATGCACCAAATAATTTAATTAGACTCTATCGAAAATTTCCAAAATTTGCTTACTATCTTTCTAATTTTACTTTTATATTGTGCACAATGCATAATAACAAGCGTTTTCATAGTGATTTTCATTATTTTCTTTTATTTTTCACTATTACCTTTTCAAAAATATTCAACTATAATAGTTATACTATCCATGATTTGAAAAAATACCATGTTTAAAATTTAAACGATAGATTTCAATATATATTAGGCAGGAGAGAGAAATATGACATGCCAACTTAAAATACATCATACATTATCGACAGTACCAAGTCGTAATATCAATCAGATTATGGTGTTATTCTCATTAACAAATAAACTCAACATTACGATTAATGGTGAAACCAAAGACGTAAGTAATTATATAATTTTAATTAACCATGGTGATATTTATAATATCAACCACGGTGAAAATATTATCGAATTAAAGATACCAGTTTTTTATTTTTACCAGCAAGACGAAGATTTCTTTAACGGTTACTTAGATCGTCACTTGCTACAATCTAGTAATTATATCAAATCTTTAATCGCTGATTTAATAAGTACCCCAACAAGCTCATCATTAATGGGGAAAAATATCGGACAAAGTATAATTGATACTTTACTTAAAGAAGCTTTTATTAAAATCGATCATGAATATTTACCGAATATAGCCTTAAGTAATCCCGTATTTATTGATTGCGTAAATTATATTCATAGTAATATTGATGCACATTTATCTTTAAAAGATATTGCGATGCATTGTAACATTTCAGAATCATATTGTTCAAACTTATTTGTTCGATATTTGAGTATGAATTTTAAAGATTATTTTACAAGTATCAAACTCGTTAATGCCATCAATTTATTACTTTCTACAAAACATTCTATTACAACAGTTTCAGAATTGGCTGGTTTCAACAGTCATACAAATTTTGCAAATCAATTTAAAAATTACTTAAACTCCAGCCCGAAGCAGTTCCGTTCACTCGTTTCCAAAATTACAGAACCACCGCAAATACATTTCCAACAAGATAACGTATCACAGTTTACTGAGTTGATTTCAAAAATTGATTTAACAGCTCAGCTAGCCACAAATACAACAGATATTAATATAGATGATTTTGACCCGAAAGATCGAAGCCAACGCGCAAAAGTATTTGTTCGTTTTAGTAATTTTAATGAACTATTTCAATTTATCTTCAATGAGTATTACGATATAAACTTTGAACATTTACCAAAGCCCGTCGTTTTCATTGATGATATTCACGATATTGAAGTGAGTCAAACCAATTACAATCTTTTAAATAGATGTTTTGAAAAGCTTTTTGAAAAAAATATAGGCTTAGCCATCGCTATCAAATCGACACAACAATTTGAAACGATGAAACAATTGATTTTAACCTTTTTACAAGGTAACCAGGATTATAAAACAAGCAAAAAACTAGTCAAATTCATGTTAGTATTTTGCTCAAATTCAATGACGGCTGAAGAAATTCATCTATGTCATCTTAAAATTAAAAATAAAAATAAAGAAATCAAGTATAGTGTAACTGTTGATGGATTTTTAGAAACATATTCTACTGTTGAACAAGTTTATGATGTCATGCAACGTCTTAAATTCCATTATTACTTTATTGATATTGAAAATTCAAAAACAGCAGAGCAGCTCATTACTAAAAATCAGCACTATCATCAAACTGATACTCATTTTGAACAGTACAAAAAGTTTATACTAGATTCAGGTATATCATCAACTCAGTTTGTTTATAACAATTTGTCAGTAAGTGGTTTTAAGTATACTAATGATGGTAAAAATCCGATTCAATTGTCTGACATCGTATATCATTTAATTGCATTATTACGCTATGGCGGTGGAATAAGTTATCAATTATTAGATGATCATTCGAATTATATATCTTTATATAACAAGTACGGTAGTCCCCTTCCATTAATGCATCTATATAAGATGTTCAGACCTTTTGTAAATGAAGATATAGAAATAACTAATAATTATGTATTGAGTCGTAAAGATAATAATTACCACTTCTTATTATTCAATAAAATTAATGATCGTTATATGTCAGATGTAAAACAAGATTTTATTTTTCATAATGAACTGCCTCAAGATTCATTAATGATTATTAAGACTTTGAATCATGAACATGGTTCAATTCAACATTTGCTACCAATGAGTGACAAACTTGTCTACATTGAAAAAGAAATTTTAGATGAATTAGATAAAACGAATTATCCCAAAACAGAACTTGCTGTCCAGGAAGAATCAGGTAGAACTTTCGAACTTAAGTTAAACCATGATGAAGTAAAATATATTTGCTTCAAGCCAAGCTAAAATGAACTCTCGTGTTTAGTGACTTATATTAAAGGCTATTTATATTGTAAGGAGATGGTTTAATATGAGTAACCAACATGCAATTCAAGCAATAGAGGATGTTTTATCAACGTCAAAAGTTGGCGTTTTATCAACTGCATTTAATAATAAACCTAATAGTAGATATATGGTTTTCTATAATGATGGACTCACATTGTACACTAAGACAAACATTCATTCTGCAAAGGTAAAAGAAATTAAAGAAAACCCAGCAGCCTATGTATTGTTAGGATACAATGACACGACAAATCGCAGTTTCGTTGAAATGGAAGCTACGATAGAAGTAGTTTCTGATCAAAAAGTAGTCGATTGGTTATGGGAGACTCAAGATAAAAGCTTTTTCAGCTCAAAAGAAGATCCAGAACTCTGCGTTTTAAAGGTGATACCACAATCTGTTAAATTGATGAATGACAAATCATTAGATACACCTATCAAAATCGATTTATAAAACAAAGTATATATAGGAAATAACTTTAATGAAGCATAGCTATAACTATGTTAATTACTTAATGTAATCCATTATTCTTAAGTGTTTAATATTTTTACAATTATATTTGCAATATATTGTTTTTTTAGACACACTTTATTCACATTTAACGTGATTATGGTGTGTCTTTTTAAATTAATTTTATGTAATATAAATACTGCATTTGCAAACTGTTGCACTTTTAGGTATAACAGAATTAACTACATTTAAGGAGATTGATGAACCATGAAAAAGAAAAAAGGTTTTGGTCTTGGTATTAGTTTAATTGCCATCATGTTAATTGTATGTATTGTATTAGTAATCATGATGATGACTGGTGGAAAGAAAGATACATATTACGGAATTATGAAAGATAATACAACTATTGAAAAAATGATTAGTGAAAAAGATGAAAGTATTGAAAAAAATGTTAAATTACCTTCAGATTCAGATGTTAATGTTAAAAAAGGTGATTTTGTAATTGTTTATAAATTAGCAGATTCAGATAAAATTGTTAAAGTTAAAAAAGTTGACCATGATGACGTTCCTCACGGTTTAATGATGAAAATTCATGACATGGGCAAAATGCACATGAAACATTAATCGTGGTTTAAATTAAATTTTTAATTACTTTTTCGATAATATAACAGTAAAAGCAGCGGTAAGTTGATTTCCAATTTGAAATCATTTTACTGCTGCTTTTTATATTTGAAATACTTCATGTTGAATGGCTTCTCTTTCGGTTCGACTTCGCCTTGCGCATGCATAATAGCCCCTAACAACCAAAGGTTGTTTCTCTTTCGGTTCGCCTGCGCTTTGCGCATGCATAATAGCCCCTAACAACCAAAGGTTGTTTCTCTTTCGGTTCGCCTGCGCTTTGCGCATGCATAATAGCCCCTAACAACCAAAGGTTGTTTCTCTTTTGGTTCGCCTGCGCTTTGCGCATGCATAAAAGCCCCTAACAACCAAAGGTTGTTTCTCTTTCGGTTCGCCTGCGCTTTGCGCATGCATAAAAGCCCCTAACAACCAAAGGTTGTAAGGGGCTTTAAATGTCAGATAGTAATTTTTTTAAATTGATTTTAAATATTCTTGACCTTTTTCTCTATCGTATACATTTTCCCATTTAGCAATAACTACTGTTGATAATGCGTTACCAATAACGTTAACGCATGTACGAACCATATCTAATATACGGTCTACACCAATAATTAATGCCAAGCCTTGTGCTGGCAAGCCCATTGCACCTAATGTTGTAAGTAATACAACAATTGATGTACCTGGTACTGCTGCCATACCTTTAGATGTAATCATTAACGTTAAC harbors:
- a CDS encoding pyridoxamine 5'-phosphate oxidase family protein, with protein sequence MSNQHAIQAIEDVLSTSKVGVLSTAFNNKPNSRYMVFYNDGLTLYTKTNIHSAKVKEIKENPAAYVLLGYNDTTNRSFVEMEATIEVVSDQKVVDWLWETQDKSFFSSKEDPELCVLKVIPQSVKLMNDKSLDTPIKIDL
- a CDS encoding sucrose-specific PTS transporter subunit IIBC — translated: MNYKQSAEDILNAIGGEENLDAMAHCATRLRLVLNDESLVNEEALNNMDVVKGTFSTGGQYQIIIGSGTVNKVFSELEKLTGKEASTTSEVKAQSAKNMNPLQRFVKMLSDIFVPIIPAIVAGGLLMGLNNILTAKDLFFAGKSLIDVYSQFAGLAEMINIFANAPFTLLPILIGFSAAKRFGGNPFLGAALGMILVHPALMSAYDFPKAIEAGKAIPYWDVFGFHINQVGYQGQVLPMLVAAYILASIEKGLRKVIPTVLDNLLTPLLSIFVTAFLTFSFVGPITRQLGYWLSDGLTWLYEFGGAIGGLIFGLLYAPIVITGMHHSFIAVETTLIADVAKTGGSFIFPIATMSNVAQGGAAIAAFFIIKQNKKLKGVASASGISALLGITEPAMFGVNLKLRYPFIGAIVGSGIGSAYIAFFKVKAIALGTAGLPGFISINPVHAGWLHYFIGMAISFIVAIVVTFVLSKRKSNKEIVE
- a CDS encoding DUF4889 domain-containing protein, which codes for MKKKKGFGLGISLIAIMLIVCIVLVIMMMTGGKKDTYYGIMKDNTTIEKMISEKDESIEKNVKLPSDSDVNVKKGDFVIVYKLADSDKIVKVKKVDHDDVPHGLMMKIHDMGKMHMKH
- the rsp gene encoding AraC family transcriptional regulator Rsp; this encodes MTCQLKIHHTLSTVPSRNINQIMVLFSLTNKLNITINGETKDVSNYIILINHGDIYNINHGENIIELKIPVFYFYQQDEDFFNGYLDRHLLQSSNYIKSLIADLISTPTSSSLMGKNIGQSIIDTLLKEAFIKIDHEYLPNIALSNPVFIDCVNYIHSNIDAHLSLKDIAMHCNISESYCSNLFVRYLSMNFKDYFTSIKLVNAINLLLSTKHSITTVSELAGFNSHTNFANQFKNYLNSSPKQFRSLVSKITEPPQIHFQQDNVSQFTELISKIDLTAQLATNTTDINIDDFDPKDRSQRAKVFVRFSNFNELFQFIFNEYYDINFEHLPKPVVFIDDIHDIEVSQTNYNLLNRCFEKLFEKNIGLAIAIKSTQQFETMKQLILTFLQGNQDYKTSKKLVKFMLVFCSNSMTAEEIHLCHLKIKNKNKEIKYSVTVDGFLETYSTVEQVYDVMQRLKFHYYFIDIENSKTAEQLITKNQHYHQTDTHFEQYKKFILDSGISSTQFVYNNLSVSGFKYTNDGKNPIQLSDIVYHLIALLRYGGGISYQLLDDHSNYISLYNKYGSPLPLMHLYKMFRPFVNEDIEITNNYVLSRKDNNYHFLLFNKINDRYMSDVKQDFIFHNELPQDSLMIIKTLNHEHGSIQHLLPMSDKLVYIEKEILDELDKTNYPKTELAVQEESGRTFELKLNHDEVKYICFKPS
- a CDS encoding magnesium transporter CorA family protein; protein product: MITSFRHSEHIDKHIIETPLDHTASWINVVEPDREEIESLMEQYNIPEDFIRDPLDSEESARIEYDEDTGYSLIIIDLPIVNSTNRSVLSFVTIPLGIIIGNGIIVTVCDAENEFLENLPKRDINLKFHSRFALEILITISDHYNRNLRLLNKSRIRIEKELKNNITNKQLFKLMEVEKSLVYFLAALKGNDTIIKKLFRLPAIKRFEEDEELLEDLIIENNQAIETTELHQRILESITTSYASLLSNDMNTIMKTLTLFTVLLTLPTLVFSFFGMNVPLPIDDHSYISWIIVVGISLILVVIVSIFLWRKQKL
- a CDS encoding YbgA family protein produces the protein MKDRGYVEQLWREEKYHVLLHSQQSYQSIRNTLKKDISLHQLQQMIDEALLIEPTIGSVCNAFDHMWGYFKKCANEDEKQQSKLLKSAFISGKIERDVMLDFLADLAAKYNVHYLIESRVLKTKRKR